In the genome of Macellibacteroides fermentans, one region contains:
- the mutS gene encoding DNA mismatch repair protein MutS, producing MKQYFEIKAKHPDAILLFRVGDFYETFSDDAIAAAEILGITLTRRANGAAQFVELAGFPHHALDTYLPKLVRAGKRVAICDQLEDPKLTKKLVKRGITELVTPGVSINDNILNHKENNFLASVHFAKEACGISFLDISTGEFLTAEGTVDYIDKLLNNFSPKEVLIERTNRKRFEECFGPRYFVFELEDWVFTSDAANDRLTKHFETNNLKGFGVQHLKLGVIAAGAIFQYLDITQHTQLSHITSLARIEEDRYVRLDKFTVRSLELVGTMNDEGCSLLQVLDKTVSPMGSRMLRRWIVFPLKDVKPIEERQNVVEYFFRHPDIKLLFDEQLNLIGDLERIISKVAVGRVSPREVIQLKVALKAIEPIKKACMESEDASLRRIGEQLNACTIISERIEKEINPDAPSQINRGGVIRTGVNEELDELRNLAFSGKDYLLRVQQREIENTGITSLKIAFNNVFGYYIEVRNTHKDKVPAGWIRKQTLVNAERYITQELKEYEEKILGAEEKILSLETRLFNELVLCLMEYIPPIQSNANLIGRIDCLLSFAKAAESNRYMRPEVNDTDVIDIKAGRHPVIEKQLPLGETYIANDVYLDDEHQQVIMITGPNMAGKSALLRQTALITLMAQIGSFVPAESARIGLVDKIFTRVGASDNISVGESTFMVEMNEAADILNNLSPKSLVLFDELGRGTSTYDGISIAWAIVEYIHEHPNARAKTLFATHYHELNEMERTFHRIKNYNVSVKELGNKVIFLRKLVPGGSEHSFGIHVAKMAGMPKSIVKRSGEILKQLETENRQGGVVSKPVKGIAAKAEGYQLSFFQLDDPVLSQVRDEIQNIDVNNLTPLEALNKLSEIKRIIKGK from the coding sequence ATGAAACAATATTTTGAGATTAAGGCAAAACATCCGGATGCAATTCTGTTGTTCCGGGTGGGCGACTTTTATGAAACCTTTTCGGATGATGCCATTGCTGCGGCAGAGATTCTCGGGATTACCCTGACACGCCGGGCCAACGGAGCCGCTCAGTTTGTAGAACTGGCCGGATTCCCTCACCATGCCCTGGACACCTACCTGCCCAAACTGGTAAGAGCCGGTAAGCGGGTGGCCATCTGCGACCAGCTGGAAGATCCCAAACTAACCAAGAAGCTGGTTAAAAGAGGGATAACCGAACTGGTTACGCCGGGTGTATCCATCAACGACAATATACTGAATCATAAAGAGAATAACTTCCTGGCCTCGGTCCATTTTGCCAAAGAGGCCTGTGGTATCTCTTTCCTGGATATATCCACCGGCGAATTCCTTACGGCGGAAGGGACGGTCGACTATATCGATAAGCTGCTCAACAACTTTTCACCCAAGGAGGTGCTGATCGAACGCACCAACCGCAAACGGTTTGAAGAGTGTTTTGGTCCCCGTTACTTTGTATTCGAACTCGAAGACTGGGTATTCACCTCCGATGCGGCCAACGACCGGCTCACGAAACATTTCGAGACCAACAACCTGAAAGGCTTCGGAGTACAACACCTCAAGCTGGGGGTGATAGCCGCCGGAGCCATTTTTCAATACCTGGATATTACGCAGCATACCCAACTGTCGCATATCACATCGCTGGCGCGTATTGAAGAAGACCGCTACGTACGTCTGGATAAGTTTACGGTACGCAGTCTCGAACTGGTGGGAACCATGAACGACGAAGGATGCAGCCTGCTTCAGGTACTGGACAAAACGGTATCGCCCATGGGATCGCGTATGCTAAGACGATGGATTGTGTTTCCGCTGAAGGATGTTAAGCCCATCGAGGAACGCCAGAATGTGGTGGAATACTTTTTCAGACATCCGGATATCAAGCTGTTGTTCGACGAGCAGCTCAACCTGATAGGAGACCTGGAGCGTATTATCTCCAAAGTTGCCGTGGGACGGGTATCGCCCCGCGAGGTGATACAGCTCAAGGTAGCCCTTAAAGCCATCGAGCCCATCAAGAAGGCCTGCATGGAAAGCGAGGATGCCAGTCTGCGACGCATCGGCGAACAGCTCAACGCCTGTACCATCATAAGCGAACGGATCGAAAAGGAGATCAACCCCGATGCCCCTTCACAGATCAACCGCGGCGGAGTGATACGCACCGGCGTGAACGAAGAGCTGGATGAGCTGAGAAACCTGGCATTTTCGGGGAAAGATTACCTGCTGCGGGTTCAGCAGCGCGAAATAGAAAATACAGGCATAACAAGCCTTAAAATAGCATTTAATAACGTGTTTGGGTACTACATCGAGGTGCGCAATACGCATAAAGACAAAGTCCCGGCCGGATGGATCCGTAAACAGACCCTGGTCAACGCCGAACGGTACATCACCCAGGAGCTGAAAGAGTACGAAGAAAAGATATTGGGAGCCGAGGAAAAGATCCTTTCCCTGGAAACCCGCCTCTTCAATGAACTGGTACTTTGCCTGATGGAGTACATTCCGCCTATCCAGAGCAACGCCAACCTGATTGGCCGGATAGACTGCCTCCTCTCTTTTGCCAAGGCTGCCGAGAGCAACCGGTACATGCGTCCGGAGGTGAATGATACGGATGTGATAGACATAAAGGCGGGCCGGCACCCTGTAATCGAAAAACAGCTTCCGCTGGGTGAGACCTACATTGCAAACGATGTGTATCTGGACGACGAGCACCAGCAGGTGATCATGATTACCGGTCCCAATATGGCGGGTAAGTCGGCTTTGCTCCGTCAGACCGCCCTCATCACCCTGATGGCTCAGATCGGATCATTCGTTCCGGCCGAGAGCGCCCGCATCGGACTGGTGGATAAGATCTTCACCCGTGTAGGAGCTTCGGATAATATCTCCGTGGGCGAATCTACCTTCATGGTGGAAATGAATGAGGCGGCCGATATCCTGAACAACCTATCGCCCAAGAGTCTGGTACTGTTCGACGAGCTAGGAAGGGGAACCAGCACCTACGACGGTATCTCCATCGCCTGGGCGATTGTGGAGTACATCCACGAGCACCCCAATGCCAGGGCCAAGACCCTCTTTGCCACCCATTATCACGAGCTGAATGAGATGGAGCGTACCTTCCACCGCATTAAAAACTACAACGTGTCTGTGAAGGAGCTGGGAAACAAGGTGATTTTCCTGCGTAAGCTGGTGCCCGGAGGCAGCGAACACAGCTTCGGTATCCATGTGGCGAAGATGGCCGGTATGCCCAAAAGTATCGTGAAACGTTCCGGAGAGATTCTGAAACAACTGGAGACCGAAAACCGTCAGGGAGGCGTTGTTTCCAAGCCGGTTAAAGGAATTGCGGCCAAGGCCGAAGGTTATCAGCTAAGTTTCTTCCAGCTGGACGATCCCGTGCTTTCGCAGGTGCGCGACGAGATACAGAATATCGATGTAAACAACCTCACTCCGCTGGAGGCCCTCAATAAACTGAGCGAGATCAAGCGAATCATTAAAGGGAAATAA
- the fsa gene encoding fructose-6-phosphate aldolase — MKFFLDTANLAQIREANALGVLDGVTTNPSLMAKEGIKGAEGCKQHYLEICEIVNGDVSAEVLATDFEGMVKEGKELASLHPNIVVKIPCIAEGIKAIRYLYGKGIRTNCTLVFSPGQALLAAKAGATYVSPFVGRLDDISSDGIDLVRKIVEMYSIYGFDTQVLAASIRHTQHIIQCIEVGAHVATCPLSAIVGLLKHPLTDSGLATFLADSKKYME, encoded by the coding sequence ATGAAGTTCTTTCTTGACACAGCTAACTTAGCCCAGATACGCGAGGCTAATGCTTTAGGCGTACTGGATGGCGTAACCACCAACCCCTCGTTAATGGCCAAAGAGGGTATAAAAGGTGCTGAAGGGTGTAAACAACACTACCTGGAGATTTGCGAAATCGTGAACGGCGATGTGAGTGCCGAGGTACTTGCAACTGATTTTGAAGGCATGGTGAAGGAAGGAAAGGAGCTGGCTTCACTGCATCCCAATATTGTGGTAAAGATACCCTGTATTGCCGAAGGCATTAAAGCCATCCGTTACCTGTATGGCAAGGGCATCCGTACCAACTGCACACTTGTATTCTCGCCCGGTCAGGCTTTGCTGGCCGCCAAAGCCGGTGCAACCTATGTATCTCCCTTTGTAGGCCGGTTGGACGATATATCCAGTGATGGAATAGACCTGGTACGTAAAATTGTGGAGATGTACTCCATTTACGGCTTCGACACCCAGGTGCTGGCCGCTTCCATCCGCCACACCCAGCATATTATACAGTGCATAGAGGTGGGTGCCCATGTGGCGACCTGTCCGTTGAGTGCCATCGTGGGATTGCTGAAGCATCCGTTGACCGACAGCGGACTGGCTACCTTCCTGGCGGATTCGAAGAAGTACATGGAATAA
- the bglX gene encoding beta-glucosidase BglX, giving the protein MKLNVLIAISSAILVSCQSSTSVKSNDVEKRVEALLSQMTLEEKIGQMNQISPWDDPKAIAELIKKGEVGSILNVADPQTINAYQRTAVEQSRLGIPLIVGRDVIHGFKTIFPIPLGQAASFNPDLIEKGARIAAIEASSVGVRWTFAPMVDISRDPRWGRIAESLGEDTYLTSVLGAAMVKGFQGDSLNNPSSIAACPKHFVGYGAAEGGRDYNSTHIPERLLRNVYLPSFEAAAKAGAATYMTSFNDNDGIPASGNGYILKDVLRKEWGFDGFVVSDWASVGEMIAHGFCADGKEAALKAVNAGVDMEMVSYHYVNHLKELISEGKVKEETIDNAVRNILRVKFRLGLFENPYVDESKGEVLYAASHLEAAKEAAIESAVLLKNEGSVLPLGESVKTIAVIGPMADAPHDQMGTWVFDGDKNYTQTPLKALESAYGDKIKIVYAPGVSYSRDTNTGGIAAAVRAASSADVVLAFVGEESILSGEAHCLANLNLQGAQSALIEAVANTGKPLVTIVMAGRPLTIGKEAALSDALLYSFHPGTMGGPALADLLFGKSVPSGKLPVTFPKEVGQIPLYYSHNSTGRPFQGTETMLQDIPAEAGQTSLGNTSFYLDAGNDPLYPFGYGLSYSTFKYDNLKLSSEKLKEGDVLTVSFDLTNTGKYDATEVAQLYVQDRFGSVTRPVKELKRFERIGLKSGESRSVSFSLPIEELAFWNIDMKKVVEAGDFNLWVGGDSRAALKGSFVVE; this is encoded by the coding sequence ATGAAATTGAACGTACTGATTGCCATATCATCGGCCATATTGGTTTCATGCCAAAGCTCCACTTCGGTAAAAAGCAACGATGTGGAGAAGAGGGTGGAGGCCTTGCTTTCCCAGATGACGCTGGAAGAGAAGATCGGCCAGATGAATCAGATCAGCCCCTGGGATGATCCTAAAGCAATCGCCGAGCTGATCAAGAAGGGTGAAGTGGGTTCGATCCTTAATGTGGCCGATCCGCAGACCATCAATGCCTACCAACGTACGGCAGTGGAGCAGTCGCGCCTGGGCATTCCGCTGATTGTGGGCCGTGATGTGATCCATGGATTCAAGACGATTTTCCCTATTCCGCTGGGACAGGCGGCTTCGTTCAATCCGGATTTGATTGAGAAGGGAGCGCGCATCGCCGCCATCGAAGCCTCTTCGGTAGGGGTGCGGTGGACTTTCGCACCGATGGTGGATATCTCCCGCGATCCCCGCTGGGGCCGCATTGCGGAGAGTCTGGGTGAAGATACCTACCTGACCTCGGTATTGGGTGCCGCCATGGTGAAGGGATTCCAGGGAGATTCGCTGAATAATCCCTCCTCCATCGCCGCTTGTCCGAAGCACTTTGTGGGCTACGGGGCAGCAGAAGGTGGCCGCGACTATAACTCCACCCATATTCCGGAACGGTTGCTTCGCAATGTGTACCTGCCCTCTTTCGAGGCGGCAGCCAAAGCCGGAGCAGCTACCTATATGACCTCCTTTAACGACAACGACGGCATCCCTGCCTCGGGCAACGGTTATATCCTGAAGGATGTACTGCGCAAGGAGTGGGGTTTCGACGGCTTTGTGGTATCCGACTGGGCTTCGGTAGGGGAGATGATCGCCCACGGCTTCTGTGCCGACGGTAAGGAAGCGGCGCTGAAGGCTGTGAATGCGGGCGTCGACATGGAGATGGTAAGCTACCATTATGTGAATCACCTGAAGGAGCTGATCTCGGAAGGCAAGGTGAAGGAGGAGACGATCGACAACGCAGTACGTAACATCCTGCGTGTGAAGTTCCGTCTCGGGTTGTTTGAGAATCCGTATGTGGATGAGAGCAAGGGAGAGGTGCTTTACGCAGCTTCACACCTGGAAGCCGCAAAGGAGGCCGCCATCGAGTCGGCCGTACTTCTAAAGAACGAAGGCTCGGTATTACCTCTGGGAGAATCCGTAAAGACCATCGCCGTAATCGGACCGATGGCGGATGCACCGCACGACCAGATGGGTACGTGGGTGTTCGACGGGGACAAGAACTATACCCAAACGCCCCTGAAGGCATTGGAATCAGCCTATGGCGATAAGATCAAGATCGTGTATGCCCCTGGCGTAAGCTACAGCCGGGATACGAATACGGGCGGTATCGCCGCAGCGGTACGTGCCGCATCATCGGCAGATGTGGTGTTGGCTTTTGTAGGAGAGGAATCCATCCTGTCCGGCGAGGCCCACTGTCTGGCCAATCTGAACCTGCAGGGCGCGCAGAGCGCTTTGATCGAGGCGGTAGCCAATACGGGCAAACCTCTGGTTACGATCGTAATGGCGGGCCGACCGCTAACTATCGGCAAAGAGGCAGCCTTGTCCGATGCCTTGCTTTACAGCTTCCATCCGGGCACGATGGGCGGCCCGGCCCTGGCGGACCTGCTCTTCGGCAAGTCAGTGCCCAGCGGCAAACTGCCAGTGACCTTCCCGAAAGAGGTAGGTCAGATTCCCTTGTATTACAGTCACAACAGCACGGGCCGTCCTTTCCAGGGTACGGAGACGATGTTGCAGGATATCCCTGCGGAAGCGGGACAGACCTCGCTGGGTAATACCTCGTTCTATCTGGATGCGGGTAACGATCCGCTCTATCCCTTTGGTTACGGCTTGTCTTACAGCACATTCAAATACGACAACCTGAAGCTTTCTTCAGAGAAACTGAAGGAGGGAGACGTACTTACGGTAAGCTTCGATCTGACCAATACGGGCAAATACGATGCAACGGAGGTAGCGCAGCTGTATGTTCAGGACCGTTTCGGTTCAGTAACGCGTCCGGTAAAGGAGCTGAAGCGCTTCGAACGCATCGGTTTGAAGTCGGGCGAAAGCCGTAGTGTAAGCTTCAGTCTGCCGATAGAGGAGCTCGCCTTCTGGAACATTGATATGAAGAAGGTTGTTGAGGCCGGTGATTTCAACCTGTGGGTAGGAGGCGACAGCCGTGCGGCATTGAAAGGTTCTTTCGTTGTGGAATAA
- a CDS encoding family 16 glycosylhydrolase, whose protein sequence is MCYRSVLVQIILLGCCCLLGRAQAPEGYSLVWSDEFSASTPSLPDTNKWWYETGGSGWGNNELQYYVAGVAREDTLALISDGTLKIRALKKRYFSMDYVSIRMNTKENWKYGYFEMKAKVPGKRGSWAAFWMMPQNFTAWPLDGEIDIMEYVGYRPNVTQSSVHTQSYNHVAHTEKTATKNIANAETEFHVYGLEWTEDKITGYVDGIPYFTFANDKLGDKNTWPFDAPFYLKLNLAIGGNWGGLMGIDENVCPATYEIDYVRVYQSVKTDRPALDAQADSPFTITPTLARDRVVVSSDNSRKYTVSVTDLQGRLIEKLTNCMEDTIIDCSGWAKGLYVFTATNGVNSHSDKVIKN, encoded by the coding sequence ATGTGTTATAGAAGTGTTTTAGTACAGATTATCCTTCTGGGGTGCTGCTGCCTGCTTGGTCGGGCGCAGGCCCCCGAGGGCTACTCGTTGGTTTGGTCCGACGAGTTTTCGGCTTCCACACCTTCGTTGCCAGACACCAACAAGTGGTGGTACGAAACCGGCGGAAGCGGATGGGGTAACAATGAGCTGCAGTATTATGTGGCCGGTGTGGCACGGGAAGACACGTTGGCCCTTATTTCGGATGGAACGCTGAAGATCAGAGCGCTCAAGAAGCGTTATTTCAGTATGGATTACGTTTCCATCCGGATGAATACAAAAGAAAACTGGAAGTACGGATACTTCGAAATGAAAGCCAAAGTGCCGGGCAAACGAGGTTCGTGGGCTGCCTTCTGGATGATGCCTCAGAATTTTACCGCATGGCCGTTGGACGGAGAGATCGATATCATGGAATATGTGGGATACAGGCCAAATGTCACCCAGTCGTCCGTACATACTCAAAGTTACAATCACGTGGCGCATACGGAAAAAACGGCGACTAAAAACATTGCCAATGCCGAAACGGAATTTCACGTGTACGGACTGGAGTGGACGGAAGATAAGATAACAGGATATGTAGATGGGATTCCCTATTTCACCTTTGCCAACGATAAGTTGGGAGATAAAAACACCTGGCCTTTCGATGCTCCTTTTTACCTGAAGCTGAACCTGGCTATCGGAGGAAACTGGGGGGGACTGATGGGCATAGACGAGAATGTTTGTCCTGCTACCTACGAAATTGATTACGTACGTGTCTATCAATCGGTCAAAACCGACCGTCCTGCTCTTGACGCGCAGGCGGATTCGCCCTTCACCATTACGCCTACGCTGGCACGGGACAGGGTAGTGGTGTCGTCGGACAATTCGAGGAAATATACTGTAAGCGTAACCGATTTACAGGGCAGACTCATTGAAAAGCTGACCAATTGCATGGAAGATACCATCATTGATTGTTCCGGATGGGCCAAAGGATTGTATGTGTTTACAGCAACCAACGGTGTAAACAGTCATTCGGACAAAGTAATAAAGAATTAA
- a CDS encoding PKD domain-containing protein — MKNSIKLGVFAFLSILLMIACEPQDSSDYSLGAKPTADQLDFDVTPTASKANVIDFKNTSKIKGVATWDLGDGTKAKGETAQASFPFKGDYTIVMTLYTTGGSVSISKTISVANDDMSLLDTPMYNALTGGAANLNGKTWVFDQYHDGHFGVGPVADSGPSWWSCPAEGKTESSLYTQEFTFTQVGVKLEWKNNGKVYTNENGRAALAALGFSTSVVPGAGDFDVTYAPKPAYTFALNEAGKTITLSDGAFLGHYAGTSTYEILKLTADEMYLKCASTTENGNGWWYRLIPKEKNIKPVVVIPLKALPLSDDFESSVPKVVFGQEDMGSLFDPYYSNPAPLGINRSGKVFLYEKSDAFYSNIFFTASGYKFDLTEQNKVSIKVYLPSYNDYVTDFPVAGDWITNAKLKRQVAVKLQDSSKGGNAWQTQTEIVKADLETDKWIELTFDFSGVSTRQDYDKIVIQFGAEGHAGPGIFFFDDFRFKK, encoded by the coding sequence ATGAAAAATAGCATAAAATTAGGGGTATTTGCATTTTTGTCCATCTTATTGATGATTGCGTGCGAGCCTCAGGATAGTTCGGATTATTCATTGGGCGCGAAGCCTACAGCCGACCAATTGGATTTTGATGTGACCCCGACGGCGTCTAAAGCCAATGTGATTGATTTCAAGAATACATCCAAAATCAAAGGTGTCGCCACTTGGGATTTAGGTGATGGAACAAAAGCCAAAGGAGAAACTGCCCAGGCAAGCTTCCCGTTCAAGGGCGATTATACAATTGTAATGACGCTCTATACCACAGGGGGTTCGGTAAGTATCTCTAAAACGATCAGTGTGGCCAACGACGACATGTCATTGCTTGACACACCGATGTACAATGCACTTACGGGTGGTGCAGCCAACCTGAATGGTAAGACATGGGTATTCGACCAATACCACGACGGTCACTTCGGGGTAGGTCCGGTTGCCGACAGTGGTCCGAGCTGGTGGAGCTGTCCGGCCGAAGGCAAGACAGAGAGCTCTTTGTATACCCAGGAGTTTACCTTCACGCAGGTGGGAGTAAAGTTGGAATGGAAAAACAACGGTAAAGTATATACCAACGAAAACGGTCGTGCCGCTCTGGCTGCATTAGGTTTTTCAACATCGGTTGTTCCGGGTGCGGGCGATTTCGATGTAACTTATGCTCCGAAGCCTGCCTATACCTTTGCCTTGAATGAAGCTGGTAAGACAATCACCTTGAGTGACGGTGCTTTCTTAGGACATTATGCCGGAACCTCTACTTACGAGATCTTGAAACTTACGGCAGACGAGATGTACCTTAAATGTGCAAGTACGACCGAGAACGGAAACGGATGGTGGTATCGTTTGATTCCTAAGGAAAAGAATATCAAACCGGTGGTTGTTATTCCATTGAAGGCACTTCCTCTTTCCGACGATTTCGAATCGTCTGTTCCTAAAGTTGTATTCGGACAAGAGGATATGGGCTCTTTATTCGATCCTTATTATTCAAATCCGGCTCCTCTGGGTATAAATCGTTCGGGAAAAGTATTCCTTTACGAGAAATCGGATGCTTTCTATTCCAATATCTTCTTTACCGCTAGCGGATATAAGTTTGACCTTACCGAACAGAACAAGGTTTCCATCAAGGTTTACCTTCCTTCTTACAACGACTATGTAACCGACTTCCCTGTTGCGGGCGACTGGATTACCAATGCCAAGCTGAAACGTCAGGTTGCAGTTAAGCTACAGGATTCAAGCAAGGGCGGTAACGCATGGCAGACGCAGACCGAAATTGTGAAAGCCGATCTGGAAACCGACAAATGGATTGAACTTACCTTCGATTTCAGCGGCGTAAGCACCCGCCAGGATTACGATAAGATTGTAATTCAGTTCGGAGCCGAAGGACATGCAGGTCCGGGTATTTTCTTCTTTGATGACTTTCGTTTTAAAAAGTAA
- a CDS encoding RagB/SusD family nutrient uptake outer membrane protein, with product MKKYKFILLLAAVIGFSSCGDDFLTNHPTESQEAGGAATEGAILSNLGACYQILLFDSYANGNYNSIPLLSDLRSDDIFKGGGDAGDQGQLYRLSQLDATSTELPMGLWQIYYSGLSRCNNVILACENAVDVPEAKLNQYKAEAHFLRAYYVHWLWKFWGNIPYFEQDLPAPYMAKQYTADEIYKEILEDVDFAIEGDKLPMRTTAVNDGRVNKAAAMMLRARVVMYQKDQTRYAQVLSDMNEIISSGKYRLMDDFASIWVKEGEFCDESIFESNQLPEGKTWGASWQGYGTNLPAFISPNGLSGSDTFIGGWGFAPVRAAAWNMFEEGDERREGSINHFEDGTYTVRFQNTGYFMAKYAARKGYNPPPGDIDLNFENNFRIFRYAEVLLNAADLMAIQGVAPSGITAQECLDQIRFRAGLPSIPATAANVKLERRREFLGEGLRFWDLVRWGDTSILSENLPAYSSNRTWKDYCKYLPIPQSEIEKTDGEFLLKQNTGY from the coding sequence ATGAAAAAGTATAAATTCATTTTGTTACTAGCGGCCGTAATCGGATTCAGTTCCTGCGGCGACGATTTCCTTACCAATCACCCTACCGAATCGCAGGAGGCGGGTGGTGCAGCTACGGAGGGAGCCATTCTTTCCAACTTGGGAGCTTGTTACCAGATATTGCTTTTCGACAGCTACGCCAACGGCAATTACAACAGTATCCCGTTGTTGTCCGACCTTCGTTCGGATGATATCTTCAAGGGTGGCGGCGATGCCGGCGACCAGGGACAACTGTACCGCTTGTCGCAGTTGGATGCAACATCAACAGAGTTGCCCATGGGTTTGTGGCAAATTTATTACAGCGGATTAAGCCGTTGTAACAATGTAATCCTGGCATGCGAAAACGCCGTGGATGTTCCCGAAGCCAAACTGAACCAATACAAGGCAGAGGCTCATTTCTTACGTGCCTACTATGTACATTGGTTGTGGAAATTCTGGGGTAATATTCCCTATTTTGAACAAGATCTGCCTGCTCCGTATATGGCTAAACAGTATACAGCCGACGAAATATACAAGGAAATTTTAGAGGATGTAGACTTTGCCATTGAAGGCGACAAGCTTCCGATGCGTACCACGGCTGTAAACGATGGTCGCGTTAACAAAGCGGCTGCCATGATGTTGAGAGCCCGTGTGGTTATGTACCAGAAGGATCAGACCAGATATGCTCAGGTGTTGAGTGATATGAATGAGATTATCAGCAGCGGTAAATACCGTCTGATGGATGACTTTGCCAGTATCTGGGTGAAAGAGGGTGAATTCTGCGACGAATCCATCTTTGAATCGAACCAGCTTCCCGAAGGAAAGACATGGGGCGCCAGCTGGCAGGGTTACGGAACGAATCTTCCTGCCTTCATATCTCCCAACGGATTGAGCGGATCTGATACTTTTATCGGAGGATGGGGATTTGCTCCTGTTCGTGCTGCTGCGTGGAATATGTTTGAGGAAGGCGACGAACGCAGAGAAGGTTCAATCAACCATTTTGAAGACGGAACCTATACCGTACGCTTCCAGAACACCGGTTACTTTATGGCTAAATATGCTGCCCGTAAAGGATATAACCCTCCTCCCGGAGACATCGATCTTAACTTTGAAAATAATTTCCGTATTTTCCGCTATGCCGAGGTATTACTGAATGCTGCCGACCTGATGGCTATCCAGGGTGTTGCACCCAGTGGCATCACTGCACAGGAATGTTTGGACCAGATCCGCTTCCGTGCCGGCCTTCCTTCCATTCCGGCAACAGCCGCAAATGTTAAGCTTGAGCGTCGCCGCGAATTCTTAGGCGAGGGACTTCGTTTCTGGGATTTGGTTCGTTGGGGAGATACTTCAATTCTGAGCGAGAACCTTCCGGCGTATTCTTCCAACAGAACATGGAAAGACTATTGCAAGTACCTTCCTATTCCTCAATCTGAAATTGAGAAAACAGACGGCGAATTCTTGCTTAAGCAGAATACCGGTTATTAA